From Lycium ferocissimum isolate CSIRO_LF1 chromosome 12, AGI_CSIRO_Lferr_CH_V1, whole genome shotgun sequence, one genomic window encodes:
- the LOC132040214 gene encoding 2-oxoisovalerate dehydrogenase subunit alpha 2, mitochondrial-like yields MAMWISRSRRTLNHFDQRACPSSLLRQRGSRPFSYFESTKEREQLEPHYYEEDYHVDINHDENQALNFPGGKIPFTSQMKFISESSETRLSCYRVLDNNGCPIPGSVFEQVSKDLAVKMYSKMVTLQLMDSIFDEAKKQGRLTFYLTTVGEEVINIASAAALTPDDIVLPQYREPGVLLWRGFTLQEFTNQLLGNKGDNGKGRQMPIHYGSNKLNYFTVSSTIATQLPHAAGVAYALKMDKKDACAVTYFGDGTTSEGDFHGALNIAAVLEAPVVFLCRNNGWAISTPVAEQFRSDGVAIKGQAYGVRSIRVDGNDALAVYSAIRAARKMAIKEQRPILVEAMAYRVSDHASSDDSTKYRSKEEIEYWRRRCSVTRFRKWIQKNGWWSDEEELEFRGNIKEQVLQAIQAAEEVEKPPLTDLFTDVYDQIPSNLQEQERYIRDAINRRPQEYPSNIPL; encoded by the exons ATGGCTATGTGGATTTCAAGATCAAGAAGAACTTTGAACCATTTTGATCAAAGGGCTTGTCCTTCGTCTCTTCTTCGCCAGAGAGGTTCAAGGCCATTTTCCTATTTTGAGTCCACCAAAGAAAGAGAGCAACTAGAGCCACACTACTATGAGGAGGATTATCATGTTGACATTAATCATGATGAGAACCAA GCCTTGAATTTCCCAGGAGGAAAGATTCCATTTACTTCTCAAATGAAATTCATATCAGAGTCATCAGAAACAAGGTTATCTTGTTATCGAGTCCTTGACAATAATGGTTGTCCAATTCCAGGAAGTGTATTCGAACAG GTGAGCAAAGATTTGGCTGTAAAGATGTATAGCAAAATGGTGACCCTTCAATTAATGGACAGCATTTTTGATGAAGCAAAAAAACAAGGCAGGTTAACCTTTTATCTGACCACTGTTGGAGAAGAAGTTATTAACATAGCTTCTGCTGCTGCACTTACTCCAGATGACATTGTCTTGCCTCAG taCAGGGAACCTGGAGTTCTGTTATGGCGTGGCTTCACTTTGCAAGAATTTACCAATCAATTGCTTGGAAATAAGGGTGACAATGGCAAAGGCAGGCAAATGCCAATACATTATGGTTCTAACAAGCTCAATTACTTCACTGTCTCTTCAACTATTGC CACACAGCTACCACATGCGGCAGGCGTGGCTTATGCTCTGAAAATGGATAAAAAGGATGCTTGTGCTGTTACTTATTTTGGAGATGGTACCACTAGTGAG GGAGATTTCCATGGTGCTTTGAATATTGCAGCAGTTCTGGAAGCTCCTGTTGTATTTCTATGCCGCAACAATGGATGGGCCATTAGTACCCCTGTCGCTGAACAATTTCGAA GTGATGGAGTCGCGAttaaagggcaagcttatggggTTCGAAGTATTCGAGTGGATGGCAATGATGCTCTGGCAGTTTATAGTGCTATTCGTGCAGCTCGCAAAATGGCAATAAAGGAACAAAGGCCAATACTAGTAGAG GCTATGGCTTATCGAGTAAGCGACCATGCATCGTCTGATGATTCGACTAAGTACCGGTCCAAGGAGGAAATCGAGTACTGGAGAAGACGATGTTCAGTCACCAGATTCAGAAAATGGATACAGAAAAATGGTTGGTGGAGTGATGAAGAGGAACTTGAATTCCGGGGAAATATCAAAGAGCAG GTGTTGCAAGCAATTCAAGCTGCTGAGGAAGTAGAGAAACCTCCATTGACAGATTTGTTTACTGATGTTTATGACCAAATTCCATCAAATCTTCAAGAACAAGAGAGGTATATTAGAGATGCTATAAACAGACGTCCACAAGAGTATCCTTCTAATATACCTCTGTAG